CTCCAGAATACGCTTGCGACCATCGCGGAGGGCTTGCTGGGCAAGGTTCAGGTGATTAAGCTCTGCAAGCATCACGGGTTCATCCGGCGCAACGACTGGCAGATGCGCCTGGATTGCGGGGGCGGTCAGCTCAGTGTCTGGGCACCACATTTGTTGGACCAGAGCATGCAATTGATCGGCTCCCCGATCCGCGAGGTGTCGAGTTACCTGCGGCGCATCCTGACCTCCGGGGACGCCGATGACCATGTGCACATGACGTTGACGGGTGAAAACGACATCGTCGCGGAACTGGAGATCAGCAATGCCGTGGCCTTGTCCGCCCCTTACTGCACGGTTTTCGGCGACCGGGGTACGCTTGTTTACGGGCAGGATCAGCAGGAGATTCACCTCAAATACCTCGACCCGCGATTTCGCTGGCCCGAGGAGAGTGCCAGCGCTGATACTCCAGAGATTGGAGCGGCTTCTTATGGAAATCAGGAACTGCCTTGGATTGAGGAGAGACGCCCGGTCGAGCCTGAGGTGAACATGTGGCAATTTGTGGAAATCGAACTGGTCCGGCATCTTTACAACGCGCTACGAGAGGGCGTTCCTTTTCCGGTGAAAAACGAGGACGCACTGGAAGTCGTGCGCCTCACCGAAGTCGTGAAAAAGCAGAACGCGCAATTCAACTGGATCGGGTGATGAAGAAAATCAGGATAGGCCAGATCGGCACCGGGCATCTTCACGCCTACAAGTTCGGGGCACTACGCCTTCACTCCGACGTTTTCGAGATTGTGGGAGTTGCCGAGGACGATCCTGCGCGCCGGGAAGCGGCGCAAGATTCGGACACCTACCGGGGCGTGACTTGGATGAGCAGCGACGAACTGCTCGCTCAGCCGGATCTCGACGCTGTGCTGGTGGAGGTCGAGGAGCACCATACCGTGGACGTTGCCATGCGCTGCATTCGGGCGGGTAAGCACATCCACGTGGACAAGCCCGGCGGGGAGTCGCTCGTGCCCTTTGCGCAACTGCTGACCGAGGCGGAGCAGCGAAACCTCGCCGTGCAGATGGGCTACATGTATCGCAACAGCCCGGCCCTCGAGTTTTGCATCAAGGCGGTGCGGGAGGGCTTACTTGGCGAGCTTTCGAGCATAGATGCGGCGATGAACCGCTACGACGGCGAAGAGTTCCGACAGCTCATGAAAACGTTCCAGGGCGGCGCGGCTTACATCTTTCTTTGCCACCTGATCGACATCGCTATCATCCTGATGGGCGCACCCGAAAAAGTAATTCCGCTATCCACCTGCACCCGAGGTGACGGCGTCGTTGATAATGGATACACGGTCATGGCTTTTCCCGGAGGCTGCACGGCCTCGCTGCGTTCGACTATTGTGGAGGTCGGCGGTTTCGAGCGACGCAACCTTGTCCTTTGCGGCGACAAGGGTACGCTGACGGTGCAGCCACTGGAACTGGAGGGCAACAGAGCCGGGGGACGCGTGTTCCTCAACTTGCGTGAAGCCACGGGCGAGTTCCAGTCGGGTCTTCAGGAAATCTCCCAGCCCCCCTTGCGTGACCGCTACGAGGACCATCTGCTGGAATTTGCCAAAATCGTGCGCGGTGAAATCGAGAACCCTTATCCCTATGCTCACGAATTGCTCGTGCAGAAGTGTCACCTGCAAGCCTGTGGTTATGATGCGTGATTTTTCTCAATTATCA
This genomic window from Ruficoccus amylovorans contains:
- a CDS encoding Gfo/Idh/MocA family protein, which encodes MSTPIKFGICGLGRIGVQHGRHFSADAEHYQPVAFCDLDANRAKSAVKEYGGRAYTDYTEFLANADMDLAIIATRSLDHAQNAQQALAAGKTVLLEKPIGVTEADYQLLQRLDREYPGKLYCGHNHRFEPALQNTLATIAEGLLGKVQVIKLCKHHGFIRRNDWQMRLDCGGGQLSVWAPHLLDQSMQLIGSPIREVSSYLRRILTSGDADDHVHMTLTGENDIVAELEISNAVALSAPYCTVFGDRGTLVYGQDQQEIHLKYLDPRFRWPEESASADTPEIGAASYGNQELPWIEERRPVEPEVNMWQFVEIELVRHLYNALREGVPFPVKNEDALEVVRLTEVVKKQNAQFNWIG
- a CDS encoding Gfo/Idh/MocA family protein; translation: MKKIRIGQIGTGHLHAYKFGALRLHSDVFEIVGVAEDDPARREAAQDSDTYRGVTWMSSDELLAQPDLDAVLVEVEEHHTVDVAMRCIRAGKHIHVDKPGGESLVPFAQLLTEAEQRNLAVQMGYMYRNSPALEFCIKAVREGLLGELSSIDAAMNRYDGEEFRQLMKTFQGGAAYIFLCHLIDIAIILMGAPEKVIPLSTCTRGDGVVDNGYTVMAFPGGCTASLRSTIVEVGGFERRNLVLCGDKGTLTVQPLELEGNRAGGRVFLNLREATGEFQSGLQEISQPPLRDRYEDHLLEFAKIVRGEIENPYPYAHELLVQKCHLQACGYDA